A window from Flavobacterium sp. 83 encodes these proteins:
- a CDS encoding glycosyltransferase family 2 protein yields MSKILLSICIPTYNRCTVLDDTLKTLFSNPEFDSNRIEVIVSDNSSTDHTQEIVAKYPLVRYYCNAENVKDRNFALVLGYATGRYIKLFNDTLSFKPNALGKLLDRIEKQMDSNVNLFFYSNMFLNCDCQKTFDSVESYFKEVSYYSTAIANFGVWRDDFLKIKDKERYAVLQFTQVDWSYKIVKNGKKSVIYFDDLFEVVTPNKKGGYNIFDTFINNYLFIVKQEKLAMFNYELEKFRLLWHFVYPWLITLTVANKSNYSFDTKGVFNIILKKYWYEPYFYVMLILWFKKSVK; encoded by the coding sequence ATGAGTAAAATACTTTTATCGATTTGTATTCCAACCTATAATCGCTGTACTGTTTTAGATGATACTTTAAAAACGCTTTTTTCTAATCCAGAGTTTGATTCCAACCGAATAGAGGTTATTGTATCAGACAATAGTTCCACAGACCATACTCAGGAAATTGTGGCCAAATATCCTTTAGTACGCTACTATTGCAATGCAGAGAATGTTAAAGATCGTAATTTTGCTCTGGTGTTGGGCTATGCAACTGGCCGCTATATTAAGTTGTTTAATGACACTCTTTCTTTTAAGCCAAACGCATTAGGGAAGCTGCTTGATAGAATCGAAAAACAAATGGATAGCAATGTAAATCTATTTTTTTATAGCAATATGTTTCTCAATTGCGACTGCCAAAAAACATTTGACAGTGTCGAATCTTATTTTAAGGAAGTAAGTTATTACAGTACCGCAATTGCAAATTTTGGGGTTTGGCGAGATGATTTCTTAAAAATAAAGGATAAAGAACGTTATGCAGTCTTGCAATTTACGCAAGTGGACTGGAGTTATAAAATTGTAAAAAACGGCAAAAAATCCGTTATCTATTTTGATGATTTATTTGAAGTTGTTACTCCAAATAAAAAAGGAGGGTATAATATATTCGATACTTTTATTAATAACTATTTATTTATAGTCAAGCAGGAAAAATTAGCGATGTTTAACTATGAATTAGAAAAATTTCGTTTGTTATGGCATTTTGTTTATCCGTGGCTTATTACTCTAACAGTAGCCAATAAATCAAATTATAGCTTCGATACAAAAGGAGTTTTCAATATAATTTTAAAAAAGTATTGGTATGAGCCCTATTTTTATGTGATGCTAATATTGTGGTTTAAAAAATCAGTAAAATGA
- a CDS encoding EpsG family protein — protein sequence MIPYILFFSFLFIISLFNLIKIESFEKIEKLLFFIFWFVLVFFIGFRYKMANDWYNYNNIIRGIEPFWDVMAGNAANFQAEKGIEYGFKILISLINMVFDPETSSSLQALTVLVSVFCYTVLFYVTWKEETITYKFLFLATFISFTMFREFDILRQSIAFYIFLLSIKYINNSFLKFFLLNVLGSLFHVSALIFIPLYFVFKIKFSRLFILGLLLLHLITMITHFSFVTTILERLSNYFPELIFAQKLYLNSTTVEAQSSISIVGILYAIYLLLLFVNYEKIDFTNYKMRLFINSFFIFIIINIFFSDSKDIADRFSYYFYFGVAFVFIYLIKFIPKALYFPYVLLILIFPTIRFSRVISNPMTKSVLVPYRNYFFVTPSDEDNLLIKWKEKNEE from the coding sequence ATGATTCCATATATTTTATTTTTCAGCTTCCTTTTTATTATTTCATTATTCAATCTAATTAAGATTGAGTCTTTTGAAAAAATTGAAAAATTGCTTTTTTTTATCTTTTGGTTCGTACTGGTTTTTTTTATCGGTTTTCGGTATAAAATGGCTAATGATTGGTATAATTACAACAATATAATCAGAGGTATTGAACCATTTTGGGATGTTATGGCAGGAAATGCCGCTAATTTTCAAGCTGAAAAAGGGATTGAATATGGTTTTAAGATTTTAATTTCTCTGATCAATATGGTTTTTGACCCAGAGACCAGCAGTAGTTTGCAAGCTCTAACCGTATTAGTTTCTGTATTTTGTTATACTGTATTGTTTTACGTTACCTGGAAAGAAGAAACGATAACGTATAAATTTTTATTTTTAGCGACATTCATTTCTTTTACAATGTTTCGGGAATTTGATATTTTAAGGCAATCCATCGCCTTTTACATTTTTCTGTTGAGCATTAAATATATTAACAACAGTTTTTTAAAATTCTTTCTTTTAAATGTTTTGGGGTCTTTGTTTCATGTTAGTGCATTGATTTTTATCCCCTTGTATTTCGTTTTTAAAATAAAATTTAGCCGACTGTTTATATTGGGACTTTTGTTGTTGCATTTGATCACAATGATTACTCATTTTTCATTTGTCACGACCATATTGGAAAGGTTGAGTAACTATTTTCCCGAATTGATCTTTGCACAAAAATTGTATTTAAATTCAACAACTGTAGAAGCGCAAAGTTCTATTAGTATAGTAGGGATACTGTATGCAATTTACCTTTTATTACTATTTGTTAATTATGAGAAGATTGATTTTACTAATTATAAAATGAGGTTATTTATCAACTCGTTTTTTATTTTCATAATAATCAATATTTTTTTCTCAGACTCCAAGGATATTGCGGATCGGTTTTCGTACTATTTTTATTTTGGAGTTGCTTTTGTTTTTATTTATTTAATTAAATTTATACCAAAGGCGCTCTATTTTCCCTATGTCTTATTAATATTAATTTTTCCAACCATTCGTTTTTCAAGAGTTATTTCCAACCCAATGACTAAAAGTGTTCTGGTGCCGTATCGCAATTACTTTTTTGTAACACCCAGTGATGAAGATAATCTTTTGATAAAATGGAAAGAAAAAAATGAAGAATAA
- a CDS encoding glycosyltransferase, translated as MKILNIVKYYDPCQGGMESVVKNIVEGIVAISNEADFTVYSNNHLRNFSKETKQFNRITVVKEATPFYLKSQPLNLRYPSLKKLIKDHDVIHHHYPFPTMELTLLRYLKKMGDKKFIITWHANIKNSRWSWIGNVYNPMIEKLLERADAIVVTSPQLFEASDILRKYKHKVTVIPLSFDPKYSLAESKKYPENRVFKLLFVGKLRKYKGVEYLLKAIETLKVNLTVVGNGEEHSNLEELVNGLNIKDKVCFIDNASDEKLAEVYRSSDLFILPSINEAEAFGVVQLEAMANGLPVINTSLDSGVPFVSLHNYSGITVEPKNAEALQLAIEKIITDKPLYELFSSNALERVKLFSREKMSEAYLSLYK; from the coding sequence ATGAAAATATTGAACATTGTAAAATATTATGATCCCTGTCAGGGTGGAATGGAATCTGTTGTAAAAAATATAGTTGAAGGGATTGTTGCCATTTCAAATGAAGCTGATTTCACTGTATATTCCAATAATCATTTAAGAAACTTCAGTAAAGAAACTAAGCAGTTTAACAGGATTACCGTCGTCAAAGAAGCGACGCCTTTTTACCTAAAAAGCCAACCTCTAAATTTAAGATATCCGTCATTAAAGAAATTAATAAAGGACCATGATGTGATACACCATCATTATCCTTTTCCAACGATGGAGTTGACTTTACTGCGGTATTTGAAAAAAATGGGTGATAAAAAATTTATAATTACTTGGCACGCCAATATTAAAAATTCAAGATGGAGCTGGATCGGAAATGTATATAATCCAATGATTGAAAAATTATTGGAAAGAGCGGATGCAATAGTTGTAACATCTCCACAACTTTTTGAAGCGTCCGATATATTGAGAAAATACAAACATAAAGTTACCGTTATTCCACTGAGTTTTGATCCCAAATATTCCCTGGCAGAAAGTAAAAAATATCCAGAGAATCGAGTTTTCAAATTGCTTTTTGTGGGTAAATTAAGGAAATATAAGGGTGTTGAATATTTACTAAAAGCAATTGAGACTTTAAAAGTAAATTTAACTGTTGTTGGTAATGGCGAAGAGCATTCTAATTTAGAAGAATTAGTAAACGGATTAAATATCAAGGATAAAGTTTGTTTTATTGACAATGCAAGTGACGAAAAATTAGCTGAAGTCTATAGATCTTCTGATTTGTTTATTTTGCCATCCATTAATGAAGCGGAAGCGTTTGGCGTAGTGCAATTAGAAGCAATGGCAAATGGTTTGCCTGTGATTAATACCAGTTTAGATTCAGGAGTTCCTTTTGTTTCTTTACATAATTATTCCGGAATTACAGTGGAACCCAAAAATGCGGAAGCTTTACAATTGGCAATAGAAAAAATAATTACTGATAAACCGTTGTATGAACTTTTTTCTTCAAATGCTTTAGAACGGGTGAAATTATTTTCCAGAGAGAAAATGTCAGAAGCTTATTTAAGTTTATATAAATAG
- a CDS encoding DapH/DapD/GlmU-related protein, whose amino-acid sequence MKQSIKKIIARMLYFFSYIFSRKLSVKLSSLYNQLYSMWFLREFKAVGEGFLISYPLYLHGGKHIAIGDGFSCQNRLHIHAFEEVLGDKFTPEITIGNNVSIQHDCHIGAINKITIGNNVLMASKVYISDHFHGEITKDALFLPPAMRKLFSKGPVIIEDNVWLGEGVVVLPGVTIGENSIIGANAVVTKSIPRNSVAAGNPARIVREIE is encoded by the coding sequence ATGAAACAATCCATAAAAAAAATAATAGCACGAATGCTATATTTTTTCTCTTATATTTTTTCTCGGAAATTATCTGTAAAGTTGTCCTCACTATATAATCAGTTATATTCAATGTGGTTTTTACGGGAATTTAAGGCAGTGGGAGAAGGTTTTTTAATTTCGTATCCTCTTTATTTACACGGTGGTAAGCATATTGCGATAGGCGATGGGTTTTCTTGTCAAAATCGATTGCATATACATGCTTTTGAGGAGGTTTTAGGAGATAAATTCACTCCTGAAATCACAATAGGAAATAACGTCTCTATACAGCATGATTGCCATATAGGAGCAATAAACAAGATTACCATTGGTAATAATGTATTGATGGCAAGTAAAGTTTATATAAGTGATCACTTTCACGGTGAAATAACAAAAGATGCTTTGTTTTTGCCGCCAGCGATGAGAAAATTGTTTAGTAAAGGACCGGTTATTATTGAAGACAATGTTTGGTTAGGGGAAGGAGTAGTAGTCCTACCGGGTGTCACTATTGGAGAAAATTCTATAATTGGTGCAAATGCTGTAGTAACAAAATCGATTCCGCGAAATAGCGTAGCTGCAGGGAATCCTGCTCGAATTGTAAGGGAAATTGAATAA
- the rfbD gene encoding dTDP-4-dehydrorhamnose reductase yields MQKILVTGATGQLGSELKVLSENYSQFEWIFADRTQVSLDELAVLQNQLDAISPNVILNCGAYTAVDKAETEQELADVVNHLAVGIIAQYAKDNSVKLIHVSTDYVFDGTSSVALTEEAVTEPVNVYGASKRAGELACLKVNSDAIIMRTSWVYSRFGNNFVKTMQRLLQERESIGVVNDQIGSPTYAADLAQAMMDIVTAQEWIPGIYNYSNEGEISWYEFVLAIQEISGYSCEVSGIPSTAYPTPAKRPAYSLLDKSKIKKVYGVNVPHYKESLKKCLKFKV; encoded by the coding sequence ATGCAAAAAATTTTAGTAACCGGAGCGACCGGACAATTAGGTTCGGAATTGAAAGTGTTGTCTGAAAACTATTCTCAATTTGAATGGATTTTTGCCGATAGAACACAAGTTTCACTGGATGAATTAGCAGTATTACAAAACCAGTTGGACGCCATTTCTCCAAATGTAATTTTGAATTGTGGTGCTTATACTGCCGTTGATAAAGCAGAAACCGAACAAGAATTAGCCGATGTTGTGAATCATTTGGCTGTTGGTATTATTGCCCAATATGCTAAAGATAATTCCGTAAAACTAATTCATGTTTCGACTGATTATGTTTTTGACGGTACATCATCCGTTGCATTGACAGAGGAAGCTGTTACGGAACCTGTTAATGTGTACGGTGCCAGTAAAAGGGCAGGTGAATTAGCTTGTTTAAAAGTAAATTCAGATGCTATTATCATGAGAACCTCATGGGTTTATAGTAGATTTGGAAATAATTTTGTAAAAACAATGCAACGATTGTTGCAGGAACGCGAGAGTATTGGAGTGGTAAATGACCAAATTGGTTCGCCAACTTATGCTGCCGATTTAGCTCAGGCTATGATGGACATCGTAACAGCCCAAGAGTGGATTCCAGGAATCTATAATTATTCTAATGAAGGTGAAATCAGCTGGTATGAGTTTGTTTTGGCTATCCAAGAAATTAGTGGATACAGTTGCGAAGTAAGTGGTATTCCGTCAACGGCTTATCCTACACCTGCAAAGCGTCCTGCTTATTCTTTATTGGATAAAAGTAAAATTAAAAAAGTCTATGGGGTTAATGTTCCTCATTATAAGGAAAGTTTGAAAAAATGTTTAAAGTTTAAAGTTTAA
- a CDS encoding NAD-dependent epimerase/dehydratase family protein yields MRNKITITGASGFVGTNLRAYLKDSHDLKSMSVRYIPNQQFDLKTDAVIHLAGKAHDLKKVSNPADYYEANFELTKQLFDAFLISNATVFIFMSTVKAAADEVKEILTEDEIPNPKTHYGIAKQLAENYILSQELPIGKRVYILRPCMIHGPGNKGNLNLLYQLVSKGLPWPLGDFQNERSFLSIENLCFVIQELLGNPAIPSGIYQIADTEPLSTNELIRLLGTSLEKKSVIWSIPASLIKGIAQLGDYVYLPLNSERLQKLTENYVVSNEKIVAAIGKPLPIQSKEGLLKTFQSFKK; encoded by the coding sequence ATGCGAAATAAAATCACTATCACAGGCGCATCAGGATTTGTGGGGACTAATCTTCGAGCCTATTTGAAAGACTCACATGATTTAAAGTCTATGAGTGTCCGTTATATTCCCAATCAACAGTTTGATTTGAAGACGGATGCTGTCATTCATTTGGCAGGCAAAGCGCATGATTTGAAAAAAGTATCCAATCCTGCCGATTATTATGAAGCTAATTTTGAGTTGACCAAACAATTGTTTGATGCTTTCTTGATATCCAATGCTACCGTTTTTATTTTTATGAGTACCGTAAAAGCGGCAGCTGATGAAGTAAAAGAAATATTGACCGAAGACGAAATACCCAATCCCAAAACCCATTATGGCATAGCAAAACAATTGGCAGAAAACTATATACTATCCCAAGAATTACCCATAGGAAAAAGAGTTTATATCTTAAGGCCTTGTATGATTCATGGTCCTGGAAATAAAGGCAATTTGAATTTATTGTATCAGTTGGTTTCCAAAGGATTGCCATGGCCATTGGGAGATTTCCAAAATGAACGTTCTTTTTTAAGTATTGAAAACCTTTGTTTTGTTATCCAAGAGTTATTAGGAAATCCAGCAATCCCTTCGGGCATTTATCAAATTGCTGATACTGAACCATTATCAACAAATGAACTAATTCGGCTGTTGGGGACAAGCTTAGAGAAAAAAAGTGTTATTTGGTCTATCCCGGCTTCTTTGATAAAAGGGATAGCACAACTTGGAGATTATGTATATTTGCCTTTAAATTCCGAGCGTTTGCAAAAATTAACGGAGAATTATGTAGTCAGTAATGAAAAAATTGTTGCCGCTATCGGTAAACCTTTACCGATACAATCAAAAGAAGGTTTGTTAAAAACTTTCCAATCATTTAAAAAATAA
- the rfbB gene encoding dTDP-glucose 4,6-dehydratase: MKKILITGGAGFIGSHVVRLFVNKYPQYQIFNLDALTYAGNLENIVDIEKEPNYTFVKGDIVDASFIDQLFAEHQFDGVLHLAAESHVDRSITDPLSFVKTNVIGTMNLLNAAKATWQGNYEGKRFYHISTDEVYGSLGAEGLFTETTAYDPNSPYSASKASSDHFVRAYGETYGLPYVLTNCSNNYGPFHFPEKLIPLFINNIILNKPLPVYGDGKYTRDWLFVEDHAVAIDLVFHEGKNHDTYNIGGFNEWQNIDLVKLLCKIMDEKLGRAAGTSEQLIAYVKDRPGHDLRYAIDASKINKELGWKPSVTFEQGLERTVNWYLENQTWLNNITSGEYATYYEKQYS, from the coding sequence ATGAAAAAAATCTTAATCACAGGTGGTGCCGGTTTTATTGGCTCTCACGTAGTACGACTTTTCGTTAATAAATATCCTCAGTATCAAATTTTTAATCTCGACGCGCTGACTTATGCAGGGAATCTTGAAAATATTGTTGATATTGAAAAAGAACCAAATTATACTTTTGTAAAAGGAGATATCGTTGATGCCTCGTTTATCGATCAGTTATTTGCGGAGCATCAATTTGATGGCGTTTTGCATCTCGCTGCTGAATCCCATGTGGATCGTTCTATCACGGATCCATTATCTTTTGTCAAAACAAATGTTATTGGAACCATGAATTTGTTGAATGCAGCTAAGGCTACTTGGCAAGGGAATTATGAAGGAAAACGTTTTTACCACATTAGCACTGATGAGGTTTATGGTAGCTTAGGTGCCGAAGGGTTATTTACTGAGACTACTGCTTATGATCCTAATTCTCCTTATTCAGCTTCTAAAGCCAGCTCAGATCATTTTGTCAGAGCGTATGGTGAAACCTATGGTTTGCCTTATGTGTTAACCAATTGTTCTAATAATTACGGACCTTTTCATTTTCCTGAAAAATTGATTCCTCTGTTTATAAATAACATCATTTTAAACAAGCCTTTGCCTGTTTATGGAGATGGGAAATACACTCGGGATTGGCTTTTTGTGGAAGACCATGCTGTAGCTATTGATTTGGTTTTTCACGAAGGAAAGAACCATGATACGTATAATATTGGTGGTTTTAATGAATGGCAAAATATAGATTTGGTTAAATTGCTTTGCAAAATAATGGATGAGAAATTAGGAAGAGCTGCTGGAACATCAGAGCAATTGATTGCTTATGTAAAAGACCGTCCCGGACATGATTTGCGCTATGCCATTGATGCTTCTAAGATAAATAAAGAGTTAGGATGGAAACCGTCGGTGACTTTTGAGCAAGGCTTAGAACGAACAGTAAATTGGTACTTAGAAAACCAGACTTGGTTGAATAATATTACTTCTGGAGAATATGCAACGTATTACGAAAAACAATATAGTTAG
- a CDS encoding glycosyltransferase family 2 protein has protein sequence MKISVCMATFNGEKFIKEQLQSILKQLSDTDEIIISDDGSSDDTINIISSFSDPRIKLIPTDSSKLKHSKQSKSYQVTQNFENALSYATGDYIFLSDQDDVWEDDKVAGCVLLLKEEQLNLIIHDATVVDEVDTVIAVSYFEKVKSQKGFFRNIIKNSYLGCCMVFDRSVLLKALPFPKDLIAHDMWIGLIAEKNGKVAFIEKKYIRYKRHSGAVTASAAKSKNSLNFKIRYRMQFILQYLKRVA, from the coding sequence ATGAAAATTTCAGTTTGTATGGCTACCTTTAATGGAGAAAAATTCATTAAAGAACAATTGCAAAGTATACTAAAACAGTTGTCTGATACTGATGAAATAATCATTTCTGATGACGGATCTTCTGATGATACCATCAATATTATTTCGTCTTTTTCAGATCCAAGAATCAAACTGATTCCAACTGATTCCAGTAAATTAAAACATTCTAAACAAAGCAAATCGTACCAAGTAACCCAAAATTTCGAGAATGCTCTGTCTTATGCCACAGGAGATTATATTTTTTTATCTGATCAAGATGATGTTTGGGAAGATGATAAAGTAGCGGGTTGTGTTTTACTATTAAAAGAGGAACAGCTTAATCTTATTATTCACGATGCCACTGTTGTGGATGAAGTCGATACGGTTATAGCCGTGTCCTATTTTGAAAAAGTAAAATCACAAAAGGGTTTTTTTAGGAATATAATCAAAAATTCGTATTTGGGTTGTTGTATGGTTTTTGATCGGAGTGTGTTGTTGAAGGCGTTACCATTTCCAAAAGACCTTATTGCGCATGATATGTGGATTGGCCTTATTGCTGAAAAAAATGGGAAAGTGGCTTTTATTGAAAAAAAATACATTCGATATAAACGACATAGCGGAGCAGTAACAGCTTCGGCGGCGAAAAGTAAGAACAGTTTGAATTTTAAAATAAGATATAGAATGCAGTTTATCCTTCAATACCTTAAAAGGGTAGCTTAA
- a CDS encoding glycosyltransferase family 2 protein, producing the protein MKITVSIIIVNYNTKDLLVDCIHSIYEKTADIVFEILVVDNDSHDGSETLIRNTFPEISFIQSGANIGFGRANNLGIQKAKGDYIFLLNSDTILLNNAIAILCDYLDKNTAVGVCGANLYDANQQPTDSFCQLMPGLSTDADVLLGGAISKIRYGKNSIFNHSDQNLILNGYITGADMMIRKKVLDEVGLFDPDFFMYFEETELTLRIKKQGYAVASVPEAKIIHLEGASETIKENTMRRIIKSKYIYFEKTGKKKWIPVSFFLFLLTAWTRIVLFKVRSNHERVSYWLSCLKLNQYEYHLYQESNK; encoded by the coding sequence ATGAAAATTACCGTTTCTATAATAATAGTAAATTACAATACAAAAGATTTACTGGTCGATTGCATTCATTCCATTTATGAAAAAACGGCTGATATCGTTTTTGAAATACTCGTCGTGGATAATGATTCCCATGATGGTTCAGAAACACTGATCAGAAATACATTCCCAGAAATCAGTTTTATTCAAAGTGGTGCGAATATAGGATTCGGACGTGCCAATAATTTAGGAATACAAAAAGCAAAAGGGGATTACATTTTTCTTTTGAATTCAGATACTATTTTACTAAATAATGCTATTGCGATTTTGTGTGATTATTTGGATAAAAACACTGCTGTAGGGGTTTGTGGAGCTAATTTATATGATGCGAATCAGCAACCTACCGACTCGTTTTGTCAGTTAATGCCAGGGCTTTCCACAGATGCAGATGTTCTTTTGGGTGGTGCTATTTCAAAGATTCGCTATGGCAAAAATAGCATTTTCAACCATTCTGATCAAAATTTGATTTTAAATGGATATATAACGGGTGCTGATATGATGATTCGAAAAAAAGTTCTGGATGAAGTTGGTTTATTTGATCCGGATTTTTTTATGTATTTTGAGGAAACCGAGTTAACACTTAGAATTAAAAAACAAGGATATGCTGTAGCATCCGTTCCAGAGGCCAAAATTATACATCTCGAAGGTGCTTCGGAAACGATTAAAGAAAATACAATGCGCCGTATTATAAAAAGTAAATACATCTACTTTGAGAAGACCGGTAAAAAAAAATGGATACCCGTTTCTTTTTTTCTGTTTCTTTTAACGGCATGGACAAGAATTGTTCTTTTTAAGGTCAGAAGCAATCACGAGCGGGTTTCTTACTGGCTATCTTGTCTGAAATTAAACCAATATGAGTACCATCTCTACCAGGAATCTAATAAATAA
- the rfbC gene encoding dTDP-4-dehydrorhamnose 3,5-epimerase, with protein MNVEKTFIQDLVIITPRVFEDSRGYFFEAYNQAQFHEKGIEYQFVQDNQSFSKRGVIRGLHLQINPFAQAKLVRVLEGEILDVAVDLRKNSPTYGQHFSVVLSAENKKQLMVPHGFAHGFSVLSETASVLYKVDQLYHKESERGIRYDDPTLAIDWQVNPDEVIVSEKDLILPGFDQIDWTFE; from the coding sequence ATGAACGTTGAAAAAACATTTATACAGGATTTAGTAATCATTACTCCTAGAGTTTTTGAAGACTCAAGAGGGTATTTTTTCGAAGCCTACAACCAAGCTCAATTTCATGAAAAGGGAATTGAATATCAGTTTGTACAAGACAATCAGTCTTTTTCTAAACGCGGGGTGATTCGCGGATTGCACTTGCAGATTAACCCTTTTGCACAAGCTAAATTAGTACGTGTATTGGAAGGTGAAATTCTTGATGTTGCGGTAGATTTGCGTAAAAACTCACCTACTTACGGTCAGCATTTCAGTGTTGTTTTAAGCGCTGAAAATAAAAAACAATTAATGGTGCCTCATGGCTTTGCTCATGGGTTTTCGGTTTTGAGTGAAACAGCTTCCGTACTTTATAAAGTAGATCAATTGTATCATAAAGAGAGTGAAAGAGGGATTCGTTATGATGATCCAACTTTAGCAATTGATTGGCAAGTGAATCCTGATGAAGTAATTGTTTCGGAAAAAGATTTGATATTGCCTGGTTTTGACCAAATCGATTGGACTTTTGAATAA
- a CDS encoding glycosyltransferase family 4 protein → MNILYCCSPPLLDYSAEQINDLKQHVNLHVMVCVSLHAPNHTIFKLKEGFALEGIYSFDAIKDKIENVKLFEHYFEGCQSVHFVFFPPKIGMNIIRITFALLKLQKRLKPQIVHFDDISGRMLAFALLLKNRKIVLNVHDPVAHSGEQNSGYVIMRKILFSKIAAFATFSDYSKLLFEKVFHPEVPVADLRLVPYHSYAALGTKKIPEINKLPNEKVLLFFGRLSPYKGIDELLSAFGKVVQNFPDIKLVIAGKGNYSYQLPEQLIGSPSLITINRFIEESEIKSLFEQADVLICPYRDATQSGVLMTAAAFKTPVIVSNVGALSEYIKDGGEGYVYDLNDETGLENCLLQFLTNPKPIDTPTLNNDNLAVSRNSKLLVNLYAQLLASH, encoded by the coding sequence ATGAATATCTTATATTGCTGTTCGCCTCCTTTACTGGATTATTCCGCTGAACAAATAAATGATTTAAAACAGCATGTCAATTTACATGTAATGGTTTGTGTTAGCTTGCATGCACCCAATCATACCATTTTTAAATTAAAAGAAGGTTTTGCTCTCGAGGGAATTTATTCATTTGATGCGATAAAAGACAAAATTGAAAATGTAAAATTGTTTGAACATTATTTTGAAGGATGTCAATCGGTTCATTTTGTGTTTTTTCCTCCAAAAATTGGAATGAATATCATACGGATTACTTTTGCACTTCTCAAGCTCCAAAAGCGTCTAAAACCACAGATTGTTCATTTTGACGATATATCTGGGAGAATGTTAGCTTTTGCATTACTATTAAAAAACAGAAAGATTGTTTTGAACGTTCATGATCCGGTTGCGCATTCAGGGGAACAAAATTCGGGCTATGTGATTATGCGCAAAATTCTTTTTAGTAAGATTGCTGCTTTCGCTACTTTTTCGGATTATAGCAAATTGCTTTTTGAAAAAGTATTTCATCCTGAGGTACCCGTTGCCGATTTAAGACTGGTTCCGTACCATTCGTATGCAGCACTAGGAACAAAAAAGATACCTGAGATCAATAAGTTGCCAAATGAAAAAGTGCTTTTGTTTTTTGGTAGACTATCGCCTTACAAAGGGATTGATGAGTTGCTGAGTGCTTTTGGCAAAGTGGTTCAAAACTTCCCAGATATAAAGCTGGTCATAGCTGGTAAAGGCAATTATTCCTATCAGTTGCCAGAACAATTAATAGGTTCGCCTTCGCTGATTACCATCAATAGATTTATTGAAGAAAGTGAAATTAAATCTTTATTTGAGCAAGCCGATGTATTAATTTGTCCCTATAGAGATGCGACCCAAAGCGGTGTGTTAATGACTGCCGCAGCTTTTAAAACTCCTGTAATTGTGTCTAATGTTGGAGCACTTTCTGAATATATTAAAGATGGAGGCGAGGGGTATGTTTATGATTTGAATGATGAAACAGGATTGGAAAATTGCCTGCTGCAATTTCTTACGAACCCTAAACCAATCGATACACCTACTTTAAATAATGATAATTTAGCCGTTTCCAGAAACAGCAAATTACTTGTAAATCTATATGCTCAACTTTTAGCAAGCCATTAA